The Aequorivita sublithincola DSM 14238 genome window below encodes:
- a CDS encoding RecQ family ATP-dependent DNA helicase, giving the protein MKNIRDILNQYWGYTSFKPMQEEIINSVLNGKDTVALLPTGGGKSLCFQVPAMAIDGICIVVSPLVALMGDQVNALKESGIKALKITGGISFNELNALLDNSLYGNYKFLYLSPERLQQEIVQNYIKQMNVNLIAVDEAHCISQWGNDFRPAYKNITLLREIHPLVPIIALTATATPEVLEDTISELKMELPAVFQNSFVRENLSYQVYKEEDKLYKAEQLLKNNSGSAIVYVRNRKSTIEISEQLNSLGISATFYHGGISAKDKAQKLQTWRNGAVSTMVATNAFGMGIDHPNVRFVIHLQIPESLESYFQEAGRAGRDGEYASAVLFYNEYDKIYVKQQFVESLPNTSELKKIYRTLNNYFQIPYGEGEFSKHNFGFAEFCKTYNLSSLLAYNALNSLDRLGIIQLSQEFGRKSIVQFLISSEKVLHYFEKDITTSVIGKTILRIYGGIFEMPTSINLDLIASKTGQTVETIIAILKKMERDQVVEATIQITDATLTFLVPREDDKTINVISREVEALNNKKIAQVNSVLRYIENTKTCRSMQLVSYFGETTASKCGICSVCNPKSANLSKREIQDIAKKILALLEGGDLTSREISEKLTFTEDHILKVVRLLMDAEKIKINSRNQYNLN; this is encoded by the coding sequence TTGAAGAACATCCGCGACATCCTAAACCAATACTGGGGTTATACTTCCTTCAAACCGATGCAGGAAGAAATAATCAATTCCGTATTGAATGGAAAGGATACCGTTGCGCTTTTGCCAACGGGCGGTGGAAAATCTTTATGTTTTCAGGTTCCAGCTATGGCAATAGATGGTATTTGTATTGTGGTTTCTCCTTTGGTGGCTTTGATGGGCGACCAAGTGAACGCATTGAAGGAAAGTGGCATAAAGGCTTTAAAAATTACTGGTGGAATTTCGTTTAACGAACTAAACGCTTTGTTGGACAACTCCCTTTACGGAAATTATAAATTTCTCTACCTCTCTCCGGAAAGGTTGCAGCAAGAAATTGTTCAAAATTACATCAAACAAATGAATGTGAATTTGATTGCGGTTGATGAAGCGCACTGCATCTCGCAATGGGGAAATGATTTTCGACCTGCATATAAAAACATTACCTTGCTTCGCGAAATACATCCGCTGGTTCCAATAATAGCACTTACTGCCACTGCAACTCCCGAAGTTTTGGAGGATACCATTTCAGAATTAAAAATGGAACTTCCTGCAGTATTTCAAAATTCATTTGTTCGCGAAAATCTTTCTTATCAGGTTTATAAAGAGGAAGACAAACTTTATAAAGCAGAGCAATTGCTGAAGAATAATAGCGGGTCTGCAATTGTCTATGTGCGAAACCGAAAAAGTACCATTGAAATTAGTGAACAACTTAATAGTTTGGGCATTTCGGCAACCTTTTATCACGGCGGAATTTCAGCAAAAGATAAAGCGCAGAAACTGCAAACGTGGCGAAATGGAGCAGTTTCAACTATGGTTGCCACAAACGCTTTTGGAATGGGGATTGACCATCCAAATGTTCGGTTCGTTATTCATCTTCAAATTCCCGAAAGTCTTGAAAGTTATTTTCAAGAAGCCGGGCGTGCTGGACGTGATGGGGAGTATGCTTCCGCTGTGCTTTTTTATAATGAATACGACAAAATATATGTAAAGCAACAATTTGTTGAATCACTTCCCAACACTTCAGAACTTAAAAAAATATACAGAACGCTGAACAATTATTTCCAAATTCCCTACGGCGAAGGCGAATTCAGCAAACACAATTTTGGTTTTGCAGAATTTTGCAAAACCTATAATCTTAGCAGCCTATTAGCTTATAATGCCTTGAACAGTTTAGACCGTTTGGGAATTATACAACTTTCTCAGGAATTTGGCCGAAAATCCATTGTTCAGTTTCTAATTTCTTCTGAAAAAGTGCTTCATTATTTTGAAAAGGATATAACCACATCCGTAATTGGAAAAACGATTTTACGAATTTATGGCGGTATTTTTGAAATGCCCACTTCAATAAACCTAGATTTAATTGCTTCAAAAACCGGACAAACCGTTGAAACCATTATTGCCATTCTTAAAAAAATGGAGCGAGACCAAGTTGTTGAAGCTACTATCCAAATTACCGATGCCACGCTCACCTTTCTCGTGCCGCGGGAAGATGACAAAACTATAAACGTTATTTCACGCGAAGTTGAAGCACTTAACAACAAAAAAATTGCGCAGGTAAATTCTGTATTGCGCTATATTGAAAACACCAAAACCTGCAGAAGCATGCAATTGGTTTCGTATTTTGGCGAAACAACAGCTTCAAAATGCGGCATTTGTTCTGTTTGCAACCCAAAGTCGGCTAATTTATCAAAAAGAGAAATTCAAGACATTGCAAAGAAAATTCTAGCTTTATTAGAAGGAGGCGATTTAACATCACGAGAAATTTCAGAAAAACTTACTTTTACGGAAGATCATATTTTAAAAGTAGTCCGACTTTTGATGGATGCTGAAAAGATAAAAATCAATTCGAGAAATCAATATAACCTAAACTGA
- a CDS encoding AAA family ATPase translates to MKTKRIVITGGPSSGKTSLIKYLENEGYQVMHEISRDVILEAKKEGIDQLFLDNPILFSEKLLEGRLKQFHEGENCAAPILFYDRGMPDVTAYMDYLGTHYSENFNKACLQYKYDEIFVLPPWEEIYEQDNERYESFEQAEKIFHFLKNGYENYGYKVIEVPVGSIKERVDFILKKI, encoded by the coding sequence TTGAAAACGAAAAGAATTGTAATAACTGGCGGACCGAGCTCTGGGAAAACTTCATTAATTAAGTATTTGGAAAATGAAGGTTATCAAGTAATGCACGAAATTTCGCGCGACGTAATCCTAGAGGCTAAAAAAGAAGGAATTGACCAATTGTTTTTAGATAACCCGATTCTCTTTAGTGAAAAATTACTGGAAGGAAGATTAAAACAATTCCATGAAGGCGAAAATTGCGCTGCACCAATTCTATTTTATGATCGCGGAATGCCAGACGTAACAGCGTATATGGATTATTTGGGAACTCATTATTCTGAAAATTTCAACAAAGCTTGTCTTCAATATAAATACGATGAAATCTTCGTCCTCCCACCTTGGGAAGAAATTTATGAACAGGACAACGAACGTTACGAATCTTTTGAGCAGGCTGAAAAGATATTTCATTTTTTGAAAAATGGGTATGAAAACTATGGTTATAAAGTGATTGAAGTTCCTGTGGGCTCCATTAAGGAACGTGTAGATTTTATATTGAAGAAAATATAG
- a CDS encoding DUF493 family protein yields MAEDKNTAEFYERLKKQLEDYTTWPSPYLYKFIIPANLEKIAEIEAIFDGTDAEITTRDSSKGAYSSVSIRVTMDSPEAVVKKYLEVSNVEGVISL; encoded by the coding sequence ATGGCCGAAGACAAAAATACCGCGGAATTTTATGAACGTTTAAAAAAGCAACTTGAAGACTATACAACTTGGCCATCACCCTATTTATATAAATTCATAATACCCGCAAATCTTGAAAAAATTGCCGAAATAGAGGCGATATTTGACGGCACCGATGCCGAAATAACCACCAGAGATTCTTCAAAAGGCGCCTATTCAAGTGTATCTATTAGAGTAACAATGGATTCACCAGAAGCTGTGGTGAAAAAATATCTTGAAGTTTCCAATGTTGAAGGCGTTATTTCACTATAA
- a CDS encoding DUF4290 domain-containing protein, which produces MIQEVAQIEYNTERPKLIIPEYGRHMQKMVDQAIATEDRQERNKIAKGIIAVMGNLNPHLRDVPDFQPMLWDQLFIISDFKLDVDSPYPIPTREELMERPEPLKYPQNFPKYRFYGNNIKRMIDVAVSWEEGDKKEGLILTIANHMKKCFLNWNKDTVEDDVIFGHLFELSEGKINLKNSDEDLSDASNLLKNKKRYSTSNSGKKNYKSNSNSNSNNRNRKRY; this is translated from the coding sequence TTGATACAAGAAGTAGCCCAAATAGAATATAACACCGAGCGCCCAAAATTGATTATTCCTGAATACGGACGCCATATGCAAAAGATGGTAGATCAAGCCATTGCAACAGAAGACAGACAAGAGCGCAATAAAATTGCGAAAGGAATTATAGCAGTTATGGGGAACCTAAACCCTCACCTTCGTGATGTGCCAGACTTTCAACCGATGCTTTGGGATCAATTATTTATTATCTCAGATTTTAAATTGGACGTTGATTCGCCATATCCAATTCCTACAAGGGAAGAGCTTATGGAGCGACCAGAACCCTTAAAATATCCTCAAAATTTCCCAAAATATCGTTTTTATGGCAACAACATAAAACGAATGATTGACGTAGCCGTAAGTTGGGAAGAAGGTGATAAAAAAGAAGGACTTATCCTTACCATCGCCAACCACATGAAAAAATGTTTCCTAAACTGGAACAAAGACACAGTGGAAGATGATGTGATTTTCGGGCACTTGTTTGAGCTTTCAGAAGGAAAAATAAATCTTAAGAATAGCGATGAAGATTTAAGCGATGCTTCAAACTTGCTAAAAAACAAAAAACGTTACAGCACCAGCAATTCTGGGAAGAAAAACTACAAATCCAACAGTAACAGTAACAGTAACAATCGCAACCGTAAACGTTATTAA
- the murA gene encoding UDP-N-acetylglucosamine 1-carboxyvinyltransferase, whose product MGTFQIEGGHKLKGEITPQGAKNEALQILCAVLLTSEKVIIENIPDILDVNKLINILENLGVKIQKLGKGKYAFIADDINLGYLESELFKQEGSSLRGSIMIVGPLLARFGKGYIPRPGGDKIGRRRLDTHFEGFIKLGAKFRYNKEERFYGVEAPKGLKGTYMLLDQASVTGTANIVMAAVLAKGKTTIYNAACEPYIQQLCKMLNSMGANITGVGSNLLVIEGVEKLGGCNHRVLPDMIEIGSWIGLAAMTHSEITIKNVSWENLGLIPETFRKLGIKLNKKGDDIHIPSQKEYEIQGYIDGSILTVADAPWPGFTPDLLSIVLVVCTQAKGSVLIHQKMFESRLFFVDKLIDMGAKIILCDPHRATVIGHNFQSNLKATTMVSPDIRAGISLLIAALSAEGTSTIHNIEQIDRGYENIDERLRAIGAKITRTEP is encoded by the coding sequence ATGGGAACTTTCCAAATAGAAGGCGGGCATAAACTGAAAGGCGAAATTACACCTCAGGGTGCCAAAAACGAAGCCTTACAGATTCTTTGTGCAGTATTATTAACATCTGAAAAGGTTATTATTGAGAACATTCCAGATATTCTTGACGTTAATAAACTGATTAATATTTTAGAAAATCTAGGCGTTAAGATCCAAAAACTTGGAAAAGGCAAATATGCTTTTATTGCAGATGATATTAATCTAGGGTATCTTGAATCTGAACTTTTTAAGCAGGAGGGAAGCTCCCTTCGTGGTTCTATAATGATTGTTGGTCCTTTGTTGGCAAGGTTTGGCAAAGGTTATATTCCAAGACCTGGAGGAGATAAAATAGGAAGAAGAAGACTAGACACACACTTTGAAGGTTTTATAAAACTCGGTGCGAAATTCCGTTATAATAAGGAAGAACGTTTTTACGGAGTGGAAGCTCCTAAAGGTTTAAAGGGTACTTATATGCTTTTGGACCAAGCTTCGGTTACTGGAACAGCCAATATTGTGATGGCTGCTGTTTTAGCTAAAGGAAAAACTACAATATACAACGCGGCTTGCGAACCTTACATTCAACAACTATGCAAAATGTTGAATTCAATGGGAGCTAATATTACAGGTGTTGGCTCAAATTTATTAGTTATTGAAGGTGTTGAAAAGCTTGGTGGTTGCAATCACCGTGTTTTGCCAGATATGATTGAAATTGGCAGCTGGATAGGTCTTGCTGCAATGACTCATAGCGAAATCACTATTAAAAATGTGAGTTGGGAAAATTTAGGATTGATTCCAGAAACCTTTAGAAAGCTTGGTATTAAACTGAACAAAAAAGGTGATGATATTCATATTCCTTCTCAAAAGGAATACGAAATACAAGGTTATATTGATGGGTCTATTCTTACCGTGGCAGATGCTCCGTGGCCTGGATTTACGCCAGATTTACTAAGTATTGTTCTCGTTGTTTGTACTCAGGCTAAAGGAAGTGTACTTATTCATCAAAAAATGTTTGAAAGCCGTTTGTTCTTCGTGGATAAATTGATTGATATGGGCGCGAAAATAATTCTTTGTGATCCGCACCGTGCCACAGTAATTGGTCATAATTTTCAGTCGAATCTAAAAGCTACCACAATGGTTTCTCCAGATATTCGGGCAGGAATTTCATTGTTAATTGCTGCGCTTTCCGCTGAAGGCACAAGTACTATTCACAATATTGAACAGATTGATAGAGGTTATGAAAATATTGATGAAAGGCTTAGAGCTATTGGGGCGAAGATTACTAGGACTGAGCCTTAG
- a CDS encoding cryptochrome/photolyase family protein — protein sequence MAEKVNIVWFRRDLRLDDNVGFYKALHGKFPVIPIFIFDSEILNELPKDDARLTFIFETLQKMRTELQEQGSSIALYHGKPEQIFKQIISEFDVQNVITNRDYEPYAKKRDAQIETLLAEKEIGFYTFKDQVIFEKDEVVKNDGDPYIVYTPYMKIWKEKYKKEYDSKIYYTNEFLKNLYQNSRLPNLSMNDIGFKKSKIEIPEYDVTPSTIQEYEKRRNFPAEDATSHLGPHLRFGTVSIRKMIKKATAEQNEVFWQELIWREFFMQILWHFPETVENAFKKKYDRIEWRNNEEEFKKWKEGKTGYPLVDAGMRELNETGYMHNRVRMVVASFLCKHLLIDWRWGEAYFAEKLLDYEMSSNIGNWQWAAGSGVDAAPYFRIFNPTTQIEKFDKDYKYIKKHVPEFGTDKYPQKMVDHKEARERCLKVYKTAVS from the coding sequence TTGGCAGAAAAAGTAAATATAGTTTGGTTTAGAAGAGATTTACGTCTGGATGACAACGTAGGTTTTTACAAGGCGCTTCACGGAAAATTTCCAGTAATTCCAATATTCATATTCGATTCAGAAATATTGAACGAGCTTCCGAAAGACGATGCTCGCTTAACTTTTATTTTTGAAACACTTCAAAAAATGCGCACTGAATTGCAGGAGCAAGGAAGTAGCATCGCGCTCTATCACGGCAAACCAGAACAGATTTTCAAACAAATAATTTCAGAATTTGATGTTCAAAATGTAATAACCAATCGCGATTATGAACCCTATGCCAAAAAACGTGATGCGCAGATTGAAACATTATTAGCCGAAAAAGAAATAGGTTTTTACACCTTCAAAGATCAAGTGATTTTTGAAAAGGATGAAGTTGTTAAAAATGATGGAGATCCTTACATTGTCTACACTCCTTACATGAAAATCTGGAAGGAAAAATATAAAAAAGAATATGACTCGAAGATTTATTACACCAATGAATTTCTAAAAAACCTGTATCAAAATTCGCGACTTCCAAATCTTTCGATGAACGATATTGGCTTCAAAAAGTCGAAAATAGAAATTCCAGAATATGACGTTACGCCTTCAACCATTCAGGAATATGAAAAACGCAGAAATTTTCCCGCCGAAGATGCTACTTCACATTTGGGGCCTCATCTTCGGTTTGGGACTGTCAGTATTCGAAAAATGATTAAAAAAGCAACTGCTGAACAAAACGAAGTTTTTTGGCAAGAACTAATTTGGCGGGAATTTTTTATGCAAATTCTTTGGCATTTCCCCGAAACCGTTGAAAACGCCTTCAAAAAAAAATATGATCGAATTGAATGGCGGAACAACGAAGAAGAATTTAAAAAGTGGAAAGAAGGAAAAACCGGCTATCCACTTGTTGATGCTGGAATGCGTGAATTGAATGAAACCGGCTATATGCACAATCGTGTACGGATGGTTGTTGCTAGTTTTTTATGCAAACATTTGTTGATTGATTGGCGCTGGGGCGAAGCTTATTTTGCTGAAAAACTACTAGATTATGAAATGTCCAGCAACATAGGCAACTGGCAATGGGCTGCGGGCAGTGGCGTAGACGCTGCGCCCTACTTTAGGATTTTCAATCCAACCACCCAGATTGAAAAATTTGACAAAGACTATAAATATATTAAAAAGCACGTTCCAGAATTTGGAACAGATAAATATCCTCAAAAAATGGTAGATCACAAAGAGGCAAGAGAGCGTTGTTTAAAGGTTTACAAAACGGCTGTTTCATAA
- a CDS encoding SDR family NAD(P)-dependent oxidoreductase, producing MQKNILLIGGSYGIGASIANKLKENNNVIIASRSNENIPKGITHHTFDALNEDISTLDLPENIDGLVYCPGSINLKPFKMMSPEIFSEDMDVNFHSLVRVVHGLLPKLKNSEQASLIFFSTVAVKVGMPFHTSVAAAKGAIEGFAKALAAEYAPNFRVNVIAPSLTDTSLASKLLNSDSKKEKMAERHPLKKVGTTEDIAAMAAFLLNDDSKWITGQVFGVDGGLSTLNTH from the coding sequence ATGCAAAAAAATATACTTCTCATTGGTGGTTCCTACGGAATTGGGGCTTCAATTGCTAATAAACTTAAAGAAAACAATAATGTAATTATTGCATCACGAAGCAATGAAAATATTCCTAAAGGAATAACGCATCATACTTTCGATGCGCTTAATGAGGATATTTCAACACTCGACTTACCCGAAAACATTGACGGTTTGGTTTATTGTCCTGGGAGTATCAACTTAAAACCATTTAAAATGATGAGCCCAGAAATTTTCAGTGAAGATATGGATGTCAATTTCCACTCCCTTGTGCGAGTAGTTCACGGTCTGCTTCCAAAACTGAAAAATTCGGAACAGGCTAGTCTTATTTTTTTTAGCACCGTTGCAGTTAAAGTGGGTATGCCTTTTCACACAAGTGTTGCAGCAGCAAAAGGTGCTATTGAAGGCTTTGCAAAAGCTTTGGCTGCTGAATATGCTCCAAATTTCAGAGTAAATGTGATAGCTCCTTCATTGACAGATACTTCATTAGCTTCAAAGTTATTGAATAGTGATTCTAAAAAGGAAAAAATGGCAGAACGGCATCCGTTAAAAAAAGTAGGAACAACGGAAGACATTGCGGCAATGGCAGCATTTCTTTTAAACGATGATTCAAAATGGATTACTGGCCAAGTTTTCGGCGTTGACGGTGGTCTTTCAACATTAAACACACATTAA
- a CDS encoding SRPBCC family protein, which yields MKIYTLHATQNLPISLDEAWNFLSNPKNLKVITPEYMGFNIQSGADRPMFAGQIIEYIVTPILGIKTKWVTEITHSVDREYFVDEQRFGPYELWHHKHFIKEIEGGVAMEDLLHYKLPFGILGQLVHPFLVKPKLDEIFEYRKNKLVELFGTI from the coding sequence ATGAAAATATACACGCTCCACGCAACACAAAATTTACCTATTTCCTTAGACGAGGCTTGGAATTTTTTATCCAATCCTAAAAACTTAAAAGTAATAACACCAGAATATATGGGTTTTAATATCCAATCTGGAGCAGACAGACCGATGTTTGCTGGACAAATTATTGAATATATTGTGACCCCGATTCTTGGCATTAAAACCAAATGGGTTACAGAAATTACACATTCGGTTGATAGAGAATATTTTGTTGATGAGCAACGCTTCGGTCCTTATGAACTTTGGCACCACAAACATTTTATAAAAGAAATTGAAGGCGGTGTAGCAATGGAAGATTTGCTTCATTACAAACTTCCTTTCGGAATTTTAGGACAATTAGTACATCCCTTTTTGGTGAAACCGAAATTGGATGAAATATTTGAATATCGCAAAAACAAATTGGTAGAACTCTTTGGAACAATATAA